DNA sequence from the Desmodus rotundus isolate HL8 chromosome 4, HLdesRot8A.1, whole genome shotgun sequence genome:
aaaaattgaccaTTCCTCCTATGAACAAATCCATTTGGAAATTTTCATCTTCACTAGTAATTTCCAGCAATGTCACCTAATTCTTAAGTATAAATAAAACCTCAAGAAGTGTTGCTTTGGAAAAATTGATCTGCATTCTGCAATCTCTGTAAATTGTACCATGCTTGTCTTACCACTTTATTTCAAGACAGAGCCTCTATTACCCCTTCCCACCCTCTTCCAGTCAGATTTCTAAAATTATGGAGCCAGCATTCTATTCCTTCTCAGCGCCACTTGGTCACTCCCCCCAGTGTGATGGGTGAGGTAACTGATCTGAACCTTAAAGTGAGGTGCCAGCAAAGCTCTAAGATGCTCTGGGGCACAGGATGGCAGGTCCACAAGagaattaaacatagaattgctGTGTGACCCAGCAACTGCACTTCTAAGTATAtgccccaaagaactgaaagcagagtcTTGAACAGATTATTCATGTGCCCAcgttcagagcagcattattcacaatagccaaaagctAAAGACAATCCAAGTATCCATTGacgggtgaatgaataaacatcaTGAAGCATTTACACACAACGGAATATTGTTCAaccttaagaaagaagaaaattcagatttccttcatgctacaacatggaagacccttaaaaacattatgttaaatgaaataaaccagttacaAAGGGACACATAGTAGATAATTCAACTTATATGAGGTAATGAAAGAtgtcaaatttatagagacagaaagtaggataTTGTTTAccaggggctgagaggaggggGAAATCGGGAGTTACCGTTCCATGGGGACAGAGCTTTACTGTGGGGTGAGGAAAAAGatctggaggtggatggtggtgacGGTCGCACAGCAGTGGGAATGTGCTTGGGGGCACTACACTGCTTTAAGATGGTTAAAATGATACATTCTATGTATCTGTAGtttactgcattttttaaaaaggctctcTGAGATTATAACCAATTTAGGCAACCTGTAGTACCACCGGGATGCAGTAGAGGGCAAAGGACTTTCAGCATCACAGAAAAGCTTGATTCAGTCACTCCTGCAGCCGGTTCTGCCCATCAGTGATTCACCCACACCTGCGGCTCAGACGGGCGCTGCGAGCCTGGGAGTGAGAGCTGTTAGCTTTGTTTGTCGTAACACTCACGGAAAGGCAGTGAGGGTTGCAGGGGCCTTCCCTCAAGAGTCATGTGCACTTATGTATGTGGGAAAAACGCAGCCTTACTCAGATTTCTAGTATTTGTTATTTTGCCTCTATTACTCTGAGAATTAATGAATAGTGACAGACCTCAGGGCTACTGACCTGAGGAATTGTGTTGAAGATGCATGGGGTTTGAGTTTCCTTTCGCTGGTTGCTGCTTAAACCTGGCTAGTCCTTCTGCCTGCAGTGGATGGTCCCAGGCGTCGTGGTGAGTTTCCTCCAGCTTTAATTTTCCTGTAATGCATGTTAGTGACATCTGCTGTTTGGCTGTTTAAAGCATACATGTTGCTTATTTACAGTTTAAAAGTTCTGCTTGTGTGTCGTATGTCTAAAAGCAGGGCACATCTTGTGGATTTTGTACACTGTGGCTCTTGCTCAGTGTCCTCTAGAAGTCCAAAGTGGTCAAAGTGACCATGTGGCTGCTGTAGGGAATGGATCAGGGGCATCTGGGCATTTGATCCCCAGAAGAGCTTTCTCACAGACCACCTGCGCTAAGCCATATATTAGAGTTTGGTGCACtttctgagttttattttaattcttgtgACTGTGTAACTCTGTGCATGTAGGCAAAATCTTCTGAACTCTTGTGACACCTAGCAGAGTGTCCCATAGCAGCTGCCTGCCACTCGTGAGAGAGGCACATGGAGTGGGAAGGAAGAGGCCGCCATGGCAGCAGGCCCTGACGGTGGAGTCAACCTGGGTAATCACCTCCCAAACTACTTCATTTCAGGGTTCAAATCGCCTTCAACTTGGGTTCTAGAAGGGACTAGACAGgtgtgggttcaaatccaagctctGTCACTTATTCACTGgtcaaccttgggcaagttacttaacctctgggTTTCAGCTCCCATTTGTACAATCAGGATAAAAGTAGCCACCATTTTGTTGGGCTGTCAGGAGGATTGAGCAAGATAATGTATGGGAAGCAGGTAGCTCCATGCCAGGCAGATAAAAAACACTTAACAAATGTCagtcatttttattcttatgttacCAAGATCACTCAACATTCACTGAGTTTTTAAACCCTcctccattttttgtttgttttttttgcatCATTGGGAAAGAGAAATTAGAGGATTAGATATTCTTTGACAAACCACCAATAGTCACTTCATGGTGTCCTTGACTTGGGCTTTTAAATCATACTCTATTAAGGAAAGTCATTCTGTTTTTCACCTGCTTTCAGCAGAGTAGTCACAGCAGTAGgaatatgataataataataaatactactTATTGGATGGATGTTTTGTGAAAAGTTTAtgtcctactttttaaaatattttaatgaaatgccATAATGCATACGGCTTGCCTGAAATAGGATCTTTTTATTACTAAGAGAAGTTTAAAGAGAGTTAGTTCCTCTCCCTTCTTTAGAATAAGTTCTACATGAGGTTGTGGTATTGGGTGGGGAGAAGAGGCGGGTAGACCATGGAAGCTCTGACCTCTCAACTTGGGGGATTTCAGAGAAAGCAACCGGGTTAGATTCTGCTGCATTTTTCTAGGGCCACAGCTCTCAGACCTAGGAGCTCAAGGTAAGTGACCACAGCTGCAAGCATTCTGTGACACGATACTGTTCAAACCACCTCGATCAGCTTAATGACTGTCCCTGCCATTGTCCTGCCACGCCATCCTGCAGCCTGAGACAAAAGGGAGAATCAGTAACACAGGTCTTGTGtcaatggaaaattttaatattttgttcatcatgaaTGTCTGcattaattttaattgttaaaatgttaTCTTGATTAATGAGTGACTTCATGTCCCTTAAAATTTGTGCCTGAAATCACCCTAGTCTTGGCCCTGATAAGTGCTACCATTTGTAATATGCTAGCCACGGTGACATGTGATTTATATACATTCTCTCTTTTATGCCTTTTCACAAAACCTGTTTCACCGATGAGAAGCTGGGACTCTCCAGCAGCTAAATAAATGATCTAAACTAGCACAGCCAGTGAGTGGCTAAGATTGGACTTGAACACAGATCGACCAATCCCTTACCCTAAACTCATTCctgaaccctcatgcactgcaTCAGACCAGGAATTCACAACaccagttcattcattcaacacatgtttTTGAGAGCATATTATGTACCACTGTGtgcttaaaaaatacaaaatgaaatcatttgttcattcatatatacattttaaaaagtatttcctgAGCATGTGCGGTGTGCCAGGCTCTATCTTATGTGCTGGGGGTATGGAAGTGAACAGGACCGTCAACTCTTGTCTCTCCTGGGCATGAGAGGTGGGGGAgataatcaataaacaaataaatgaacaaagtttTAGATACTAGTAAGCGCTCCATTTTGTAGAAGAATTAAAATAGAGTGATATGAACCAAAAGCAAGTTGGCCACTTTAGATTAGGTGGTCAAATCAGGTATCTTAGAGGGGACAAACTTTAAGCCAAGAtctaaatgacaagaaaaaaccAGCCAAGGAAGGACTGGGGGAAGAGCATGCCAGCCCAGGGGAGAAGGTAGTGCCGAGGCCCTCAGGTGGAGCAAGCATAGTATGGCCAAGGAGCTAAAGAGGGGCAAGTACGGCTGGAGTGTAGAGGGCAGGAGAAGAGTAATGTGAAGTAAGATCCCAGAAGGAAGCAAGAGCAGCTCATGGAGCGTGTCGTGGACTAGTATTAGAGGTGAGTTAGGCCACAGGCTGGCTGCTGTCACAAAACACAGCGGCTTAAACAAGCTAGTGCTCAATATGATGACTCAATCTGTGTCGTTGtaagtaattgaaataaaatctaaattggGTGACATTTGCAGACTCACTCATAGGTTCCTTGGACTGTGTATTAGGAGACTTTAAAGAATCAATACAACTTAGTGAGATGTAGTTTCGTTGTGATTAAGGTAGTATAGCTCATTCTGTGAACAAATCAGCCTTGACTCACCCTGGAGCAGCTcggagcccaggccctgggcccagggcagtAACTCAGTGACTGTGGGGCGCGTCTTTGACCCCCGCCTTCCGCATCCATAAAGGGGCAGTGGTGACAGCGCTTGGCTGTCAGGAGGATCCATCTGCATAAGGTTAGTATTACTTAGCTCATCGAATCCTGGCTGTCCTTGCCCCCAAAGACATCAAGTGGCCCCCGGGTCATTAGCATGAGTCCACGTGGAGCAGAGATGCCACCAGACTTGCTGAGTCGATATAAATGTATAGATTCATCAAACGCAACAAGTTACTCATACTCATGTCTTCCTAAATGTGGATAATAGATTGAAATCATGGCACTGGGGACCGATTTATTTTGCTGGATTCCTGAAATCCGGAGGATTATTACAGATATAATGCTACATCATAGAGGCTCTTTTTATATTCATAGTTGTTCTTCCATTGACCGTTGGATGCTATAATAAATTTTACATGAAAAGGAGATGACCAAGGACTACCTCGGCCGGGCTGGAAGGAGGAAAAATGGAGGAAATATCTCAGTGCAAAGGTGAAAACCCTGGGCTTGTTCCAGGCTACCAGCTCCTCAATCCCATCCCCACCAAGAGCCTGTCATGGCACCTTTCCGCCGTGGACAGGGGACAAGGACTATCAAAGTCAAGTTTTCTCTTCGCTGCCATGTCACTAGGTGGTCGAGCATTTCTGTGTTTGGTTTCCTATTTTCTATGaaacaattttataaagtattttcacTGTTAAGTTACTTAGAGAAATACCCACAATTTCTAGAATTTCTtcacaacaacaaacaaacaaataaaacccccAAACTTGAGTAGGTTCTAGAGACAGAGAAATGCAGATGAGAGTGAGGTGATATTTCGGGTGTCGTGCTGTGCGAGTTCTGCCAGTTCGGCACCCCCACCACACCGGGGCCGGTGGGCGCTTGTCCACACACGCAGCTGCTCACAACAACGGCCCGCAAGAACAGCGCAGCGAGGTGTCGCCTCGCCACGTGGAGGGAGCCTTTTGTCCCTCCTGCTTGTGTGTGGGAGTGACCAGTCTGAGGGTCGGTGTGTTTCGGACACATGCAAGTTGAAGCGGGAAAACTCACACCACTACTTACCTTCCCTTGGTGTTTCCGAGTGCTGGGTGTGGGAGGCCATAAAGTTGAAGAGTTTACTGCTTTAATATTAGAATCCcaccacttctcaccacctcccGCACTACCTTCTTTCTTGCATGAATTACTTGATAGTATCCCAGCAGATGTTCCCTGTCAGGCTTGTGCTGTTCCAGCCATTTCCACCCAACAAGTAGAGGACTCTTTAAAACGTACCTGGGAACCTGTGACTCTCATCCCTAAATCCTCTCCTGATTTCTTATTTCAATCAGAGGAGAATCCAGAGTCCTTGCAAGATCGACTGACCCTTCAGTTCACTTCCCCAACCCCAATGTAGCTACTGCTCACGTTCTCCAAGTGTGCTGTCCACCAGGCCTCTGACCTTGTGCTCGTGCTTCTCTGCAGGACACTTCTTTCCCCAGACAAGCGGCTTgctccctcactcccttcagACCTCCGCACGAAGGCCACCATATCAGAGGGACCCTTTTGGACTGCCCTATGCAAAATATCACCCTCCCCAGCCACTCTCCACCCCCtgtatcttaattttttctttctagtccATATCACTACCTTggatatacatttatattttgcttatagTCTCCCTTTTCTTACCCCTTACTGGGATGCAAGCTGTGTGGGAACAGAAGTTCTGTCTGCTCTATTCACTGctatatccccagtgcctagaaaagTTTTGGCCAAGTGGGTACTTCATAAATGTCTTGAAGTACGAATGCTGTGAAAATCTCAGGTCTCCGACCACCTCCGCTCTGGGTCTAATCAAACAACTTGAAGCCTGCCTCTTCTCAAAGCCCTCAGAATTCTGCATCCATGaggttcctcacctgtaaaatgcaaGAACTAGAACTTCCCTCAGAGCGTTGTGGTAAATCAGTGAGCTGATTCACATGAAGGATTCAGTATTTTCCTTGGCACATAGAAAGCctccaagaaatggaaaatgtgttCATCTTCATCGTTGTGATTGTTTGGCAGGATTCAGATTGCTTTTGCACCAACCCAAAGACATATGAAGGCGTAAGGATGGGGACCACTCTGGTTACTTCTATGCTTTGGACCTTCCATGTATGTTGGTAAGTGTTCAAAGTCAGATATAGTAGAGAGGGGACTCTCTACTTCCACAAATTACAAAAATTGAGGAATACCTCATAACATTAATTTAGCGGCCCTACAGTATTAAGTGATAAAAATTGCTTTCATTGAGAACTTACATCCACACTAAAACCTGCACACAGGTGTTTACAGCAGCTttgttcataattgccaaaactttgAAGCAATCGAGATGTCCTTCAGAaggtgaaggaatgaataaactgtggtaccTCTGGAcaaatggaattctattcagcactaaaaagaaatgagcaaccGAGTCATGCagacatggaagaaacttaaGTGCATGTAACTAATggaaagaaaccaatctgaaaagaTGCGTACTGTGTGATCCCAACTATACATTTGGGAAATGACAGAACTgtggagataataaaaatatcaggGCTTGcctaggggtgtgtgtgtgtgtagataaaATGACATAGCACGGAGGTTTTTTTTAGGGTGGTGAAAATGCTCTGTATGATACCATAATGATGGACACATGTCATCATACATTTGTCTAAATCACAGGATGTACAGGAGTGAAccataatgtaaactatggacttggAGTGACAGTGATAAGTCAATGTAGGTCCATcgattgtaacaaatgtatcaCTCTGGCGGAGGATGTTGACAAGGAAGGAGgctatgtgtgtggggggggggcaggggataTGGCAAAataaatctctgtaccttcctttcaattttgccGAGAAACTTCaactgctcttaaaaaataaagtctttaaaaaattgctttcaaTTTCCTTAAAGCCTTCAGGCTATCCAGAGGGACTGTGAGAGAGGGTGTGAGTATGTCCTGGCAGTACAGTTCCTGAGTTAAACCAAGAGAGAGGCACTTCTGCCAATTATTGTATTTCTCCCTTCTGGGAATCCTGACGTGTCTCCATGATGGAGATATGCCACAGTAACTGGCTTGGAAGTCTACGAGCCAAGCCCCTACATCAAGTTCAAAGAGTCAGCATACACATTGGGACCCTATTTCAAACTCTTGGTGAATATAGTCatataggcatttaaaaaattaaaatcctacaGGATTTAACAAACCACATAACCACTTAACATCGTTTGCTGTCTTTCTAGGATTTTGACCTCCTCTTCATCACTCATATGCGGGAACCAATGATAAAATCCCTGGAATCACAATGAGACATCTCAGAAGCATTTGTGTGCTTTGTGGTATTGTCATGTCAGTGCACGTCTGGGCTTCAGAGCCACCGGAAGAAAGGGAACTGACGACCAACTGCTCCAACCTGTCTCTCAGAAAGGTTCCTGTAGACTTGACCCCAGCCACAACCACACTGGACTTATCCTACAACCTCCTTTGTGAACTCCAGAGTTCAGATTTTCGTTCTGTCTCTAAACTGAAAGTTTTGATCCTGTGCCACAACCAAATCCGAGAGCTGGATATCAAGACCTTTGAATTTAACCAGGAGTTAAAATACTTAGACCTGTCTTACAACGTACTGAAGACTGTGACTTGGTACTCCCTGGCAGGTCTCAGACATTTAGACCTTTCTTTCAACGACTTTGACACCATGCCGATCTGTGAGGAGATGAGCAACATGTCTCACCTGGAAGTCTTAGGTTTGAGTGgggcaaaaatacaaaaatcagatTTCCAGAAAATTGCTTATTTGCATCTAAATACTGTTGTTTTAGGATTGAGGACCCTGTCTCATTACGAAGAAGGCAGCCTGCCCATCTTAAATACAACAAAACTTCACATTGTTTTACCAGTGAACACAAATTTCTGGGTTCTTTTGCGTGATGGAATCAAGacttcaaaaatattagaaatgacaAATATAGATGGAAAAAGCCAATTTGCAAGTTACAAAACTCAAAACAACTTTACTTTAGAGAATTCTAAGACATCTACTCTGTTACTTAGTAACGTTGATGTACTTTGGGATGATCTTCTCTTTATCCTCCAGTTTGTTTGGCATACATCAGTAGAATATCTCCAAATTGAGCACGTGACTTTTGGAGGCGTGGTTTATCTTGACCGCAGCTCATTTGACTACTCAAACACTGTAATGAGAACTGTAAAATTGGAGCATATACGTTTGAGATTGTTTCATATTCCACAGGAGAGAGTCTACTTGCTTTTTACCAAAATGGATATAGAAAACCTGACAATATCAGATGCACAGATGCCTCACATGCTATTCCCTGTTTACCCTACAAGGTTCCAATATTTAAATTTTGCTGATAATATCTTAACAGATGAACTATTTAAAAACCCTATCCAGTTGCCTCATTTGAAAACTCTCATTCTGAAGGGCAACAAATTGGAAACACTTTCCTTAGTGAGTTATTTTGCTAAGAACACAACTTTGCAGTTCTTGGATCTAAGCCAAAATCTGTTACaacatgaaaataatgaaaattgctTTTGGCCAGAAACCTTGACCACCATGAACCTGTCATCCAACAAATTTGTTGATTCTGTTTTCCGGTGTTTGCCCACAAGTGTTCAAATACTTGACCTGAATAATAACCAAATTCAAACTGTCCCTAAAGAGATTATTCATCTGCAGTCTTTGCAAGAGCTAAATCTTGCATTTAATGTCCTAACTGATCTTCCTGGGTGCAGTCCTTTTAAAAGACTCTCAGTTCTAAACATTGAAATGAACTTAATTCTCAGCCCATCTCCGAATTTTTTTCAGAGCTGCCCAGGAGTTAAGACTCTAAATGCAGGAAGAAATCCATTCCGGTGTACGTGTGAATTAAGAGATTTCATTCAGcttgaaaaatattccaagggCATGATGGTTGGATGGTCAGATTCATACATCTGTGAACACCCTTTGAATCTAAAGGGGACTCAGTTAAAGGATGTTTACCTCCCCGAATTATCCTGCAACACAGCTCTGTTGGTCGTCACTGTTGTGGCCGTCATGCTAGCTCTGGGGGCGGCTGTGGCCTTCTGCTGCCACTACTTTGATCTGCTCTGGTATGTCCGGATGCTGGGCCAGTGGACACGGATGTGGCACAGGGTTAGGAAGACAACCCAACAGCTCAAGAGAAATGTCcaattccatttgttcatttcctACAGTGAACCTGATTCCGCCTGGGTGAAGCATGAACTGATCCCCACTCTAGAGAAAGAAGATGGCTCTGTTTTGATTTGCCTTCCTGAGGGAAACTTTGACACCAGCCAGACAGTTATTGAAAATATCCTAAACTGCATTGAGGGAAGCTGTAAGTGTATATTGGTTTTGTCTCCCAGCTTTGTCCTGAGTGAGTGGTGCCATTATGAACTCTACTTTGCCCACCACTCTCTCCTCGATGAAATTTCTCATCGCATAATCCTCATCTTGCTGGAGCCCATTCCACTCTACTGCATTCCTACTAGGTACCCAACGCTGAAAGCCCTCTTGGAAAAGAAAGCATACTTGGAATGGCCCAAGGATAGGCGTAAATGTGGGCTTTTTTGGGCAAACCTTCGAGCCAAtattaatgttaatttattagAAACCAGGGACACGTATGAACTGCAGACATTCGCAGAGTTGAATGAAGAGTCTCGAGGTTCTGCAATCTCTCTGATAAGAACAGACTACGTATGAAACCCCATTCTCCCTTAGGGAAATTGGGGCCCATATACACTGTTGGGATACAAGTTGATACAACCTTTAGGATGACAATTTGTCAATGTCCGTTAAAATGAAACACGATCGCTCCTTCATATTAATTCCATAAAGGTTTTCTAAGAATGTGTCCTATAGAAACAGGGGTTTGCAAAGGTTTATGTAAAAAGGTGTTttccagttcgattctcagtcagggcacatgcctggattgtgggccaggttcccacttGGGGGCACCTGGggaaactgattgatgtttctctccctctctttctccctcccttcccctctctttaaaaataaataaataaaatagtttttaaaatttatttatttaaaaaagtgtttgtCCCAGCATTGTTTATAATCATGAACAGTAGAAAACAGCTCAAATGTCCACAAAATAAGGATTGattctataaattataaatacattaatGCAATAGAACATTACACCACCATTGAAAAGAATGAGGTAGCCCTATATTTACTGGTATGGGGAACATTCTATCAATCTGGTGGTTTATTCGCTGAAATAACAGTCTAAAGGAATCTGTGTCAGTACTTTGGTATATCACAGTGGTTTGAGTTTGGGAGACTGGACACAAGGAGCACTTAGTTTCTATGTTGTATATTCCTATAATGTTGGAGTTGCTTAGAATGAATCTCTTATTacttttatcaggaaaaaaacccaataaagattatttttaaaacctattcattttgtttaattcttctcTTCTAGTCTCACAGATCATCAAAGGAAAAATCAGCTTTCTTGAAATTTTGCAACATTATACTTCAAAACACGTTACTTCCCTGCTTAGAAAAATGTCTGTGGCTCACTCCCAtgataaaggaaggaaatgccaAGCTCCTGTAAGGTCTGACACCACTGTCCTCTCACCTTCTTGTGCCCTGTCACTGAGCCCTATCAACTTACTGATCTTTTCCCAGAACATTCCATCTTCTTTCAGGCCCCCAGGCTCtagcacaggggtgtccaacctgtggcctgtggcccgcatgcagcccagaatggctgtgaatgaggcctaacacaaaactgtaaatttattttaaaaattatgaaattttttgTGAATATGTGTCgcaatgtgtttaatgtgtgacccaagacaactcttcttcccgTGTGACATAGAGACGCCAAaagcttggacacccctgccgAGTCTTTGGTGCTGTGACTGCCTGTGATATCCTTTCCCCTTGCTTATTCAGGAAATCTTACACACCCTTCAAGGCACAACCCAAAAAGCCAACTTTTTTTTGAAACCTTCCCCACTTCTTCCCCAAAACATGATGCTACTTGATTAACACTTGATTATAACACTTCAGACATATTTCTGTCACCGAAGTGATAATGCATGCttttaaagtttccatttctcactAGATCAAAGGCTGGGACAGACTTCCCTCTGTCCTTGTACCTTGTCCTTGTACCTTGTACCGAACTCGCTCAGTCCCTGGTTCAGAgaaggtgctcagtgaatgttgAAGTGGGTGTTGGGTTAACTGAAGGAACTTAGTGGGGACTCCACAGGCTTCAGGAGAGATCGTGGAATTTGAAGGCAAATTCTGGGGAGCTGGACAGGAAGATCAAGAACAGGTTAAAGCCAGGTGAGAAGACAGAGCATCCAGAATTGAAGGATTCCTGAGTACAGCTTGAGTCATGTAAAACTGTCAATATTTGGTTGCTCTTGACCTCCAACAACATGTTTTTATCTCATTCTGTCTAATAAAACTCATCTCCTGAGCAGGGGGAAATTGGTTCTTCATCTGCTTTCTTTCCTTATGGTTGTGGTCTCATGAATTCCTTAGGCTAGTAGTCATTTGAAAAATTGTACTCAAGACAGTCAACCTGAAATTATAAGGAGAGGGCTGGGTGTGTATCTAGAAGCCAGGTGAGCTACCGTTTGTCCAACGGCCAGTCTACTCTGAGGAGCTCAAGTCCAGAAACCACGAGGCtgtgtctctcttcttccttcctgctgagTCCAAGTCTGTTGGTAGAAGGGAAAGCCCAAGGAAACCACAGTGGGGTGAGGGCAGAGAAGCGGCAGAAGGGCTTTcctcccaggctcccagcagCTGGGCTGCTGACAGTTAAGCAGTGTGATTCATGCGTGACTTCTGGAGGAGccacacaaataccatatgaggaTCTTGTAAATCTTGAGTACATTAGTCAGTGTGCGACTCGTACCTTTAAAGATTAATTAGTAACATGCAAAGTAGGTAACATTTGCCTGAAAGTCACCAGTAGTACACCATAGTAGAATCCTCAGTTTAgtcatatggtttttaaaatagaaatatttttattacaatgaaaaaataacacattGGGCTTAGCTCTCAGCAACTTCTTGTTTCAGCAACTGGACTTCCCTTAAATCTTACCTGTCAGATCACATTGTACTCTTCCTTCTCAGAAACTTTGATTACCATCCATGTACTAACCCACTTGGTTTTGACTGCTATGGCTCATGATAAGAGAAAACGAAGTATACACGAGTTTACCGGTGGGGTTTGAGATACAATAGCACCTAGCCTCAAACAAGCCTGATGATATACTTTTCCCCAGGGAATTTCAGACCTCACCAAGTGGCCGTGATGCTGACAGGGAAGCGAACATGCACAGGAGCACGAGGTAATGGAAGCCAGTGCCACAGCTTTGATCTTGTTTTGAGAATGACTCCAGACTTGTAAACTTGCACGTTCCTTATAATGACCTGGCCATGGGTCAGCCTAGAgcttctcccatttccccccaaggGTATTTTTGCCCGCTGCACCAATGTGATTGGAGTCCACCTGTGGGTTGCTTTGAGGCCCTTCATAACCACTGTGCATCTCTGCAGATCAATGGTGGGACTGGCTGGATGACGACAGCTCGGTGTCGATACTTAGGCTTAGGCGGCAGAGAGGACTGAGATGGGACTGTAGTCCTCGACTCCCAAGTGACTCAGAGGGGGAAAGTAAGAATTTTAAATCTAACTTAGGGCAAATGTTCCTAAAAGGTTCAACTCCTTTATCTATTATAACAAGCCGGTCcaaaaaaaagcataaatgagGAATAATTAAACTGAGTGAGAATTTAGAACTTTTCAAGTATTAGTTCTTACTTTCAAATGGGGAAAATGagtctttagaattttaaataactcACCGAAGCCTGTGGCCAAACATTAGTCTTTTAACTCCTTAATGAACATATTTCCTTCCAATCCACAACTAGGTggcctttatttttcacatttgacTTTATTATCTTGAGCCTTTCATTTTCATTGCCAAGATCGGAGCCCTATATT
Encoded proteins:
- the TLR10 gene encoding toll-like receptor 10 isoform X2 produces the protein MRHLRSICVLCGIVMSVHVWASEPPEERELTTNCSNLSLRKVPVDLTPATTTLDLSYNLLCELQSSDFRSVSKLKVLILCHNQIRELDIKTFEFNQELKYLDLSYNVLKTVTWYSLAGLRHLDLSFNDFDTMPICEEMSNMSHLEVLGLSGAKIQKSDFQKIAYLHLNTVVLGLRTLSHYEEGSLPILNTTKLHIVLPVNTNFWVLLRDGIKTSKILEMTNIDGKSQFASYKTQNNFTLENSKTSTLLLSNVDVLWDDLLFILQFVWHTSVEYLQIEHVTFGGVVYLDRSSFDYSNTVMRTVKLEHIRLRLFHIPQERVYLLFTKMDIENLTISDAQMPHMLFPVYPTRFQYLNFADNILTDELFKNPIQLPHLKTLILKGNKLETLSLVSYFAKNTTLQFLDLSQNLLQHENNENCFWPETLTTMNLSSNKFVDSVFRCLPTSVQILDLNNNQIQTVPKEIIHLQSLQELNLAFNVLTDLPGCSPFKRLSVLNIEMNLILSPSPNFFQSCPGVKTLNAGRNPFRCTCELRDFIQLEKYSKGMMVGWSDSYICEHPLNLKGTQLKDVYLPELSCNTALLVVTVVAVMLALGAAVAFCCHYFDLLCEPDSAWVKHELIPTLEKEDGSVLICLPEGNFDTSQTVIENILNCIEGSCKCILVLSPSFVLSEWCHYELYFAHHSLLDEISHRIILILLEPIPLYCIPTRYPTLKALLEKKAYLEWPKDRRKCGLFWANLRANINVNLLETRDTYELQTFAELNEESRGSAISLIRTDYV
- the TLR10 gene encoding toll-like receptor 10 isoform X1 — its product is MRHLRSICVLCGIVMSVHVWASEPPEERELTTNCSNLSLRKVPVDLTPATTTLDLSYNLLCELQSSDFRSVSKLKVLILCHNQIRELDIKTFEFNQELKYLDLSYNVLKTVTWYSLAGLRHLDLSFNDFDTMPICEEMSNMSHLEVLGLSGAKIQKSDFQKIAYLHLNTVVLGLRTLSHYEEGSLPILNTTKLHIVLPVNTNFWVLLRDGIKTSKILEMTNIDGKSQFASYKTQNNFTLENSKTSTLLLSNVDVLWDDLLFILQFVWHTSVEYLQIEHVTFGGVVYLDRSSFDYSNTVMRTVKLEHIRLRLFHIPQERVYLLFTKMDIENLTISDAQMPHMLFPVYPTRFQYLNFADNILTDELFKNPIQLPHLKTLILKGNKLETLSLVSYFAKNTTLQFLDLSQNLLQHENNENCFWPETLTTMNLSSNKFVDSVFRCLPTSVQILDLNNNQIQTVPKEIIHLQSLQELNLAFNVLTDLPGCSPFKRLSVLNIEMNLILSPSPNFFQSCPGVKTLNAGRNPFRCTCELRDFIQLEKYSKGMMVGWSDSYICEHPLNLKGTQLKDVYLPELSCNTALLVVTVVAVMLALGAAVAFCCHYFDLLWYVRMLGQWTRMWHRVRKTTQQLKRNVQFHLFISYSEPDSAWVKHELIPTLEKEDGSVLICLPEGNFDTSQTVIENILNCIEGSCKCILVLSPSFVLSEWCHYELYFAHHSLLDEISHRIILILLEPIPLYCIPTRYPTLKALLEKKAYLEWPKDRRKCGLFWANLRANINVNLLETRDTYELQTFAELNEESRGSAISLIRTDYV